The window TCTCGCATCCCGCCACCGTGGTGGGCTCCGATGGCCTGCCCAACGATCCCTTGCCGCATCCGCGCCTGTGGGGCGCTTTCCCGCGCGTGCTGGGTTACTACAGCCGCGAGCAGAAGCTGTTCTCGCTGGCCACCGCGGTCCACAAGATGACGGGCCTGTCGGCCCAGCGTTTCGGGCTGGATCTGCGCGGTTTCGTGCGGGTGGGCTATCACGCCGACCTGGTGCTGTTCGATGCCGAGACCGTGCGTGATGCGGCCAGCTTTACCGATCCCATGCAGCCAGCGCATGGCATCGAGGCGGTGTGGGTCAATGGCGAACTGGCCTATCGCGGTCAGGACAAGAAGGCGACCGCCGCGCGCGCAGGACGCTTCCTGGCGCGCACGGTGCAGAAAACGTCAGCCTGAGTTTTTTGGTCTTTCCGGATTTCCCTATCTCCGGATTTTCAGATTTCCAGGTTTTCAGGAAGCTTCAACAAACAACAAGGAGTAGCAATGAGCATTCAACGATTTGGTGTGGAAGGCGGCAGCGGCACGGGTGGCCAGCATCTGCCATTTGCCCGTGCAGTGGCCGCGGATGGCTGGCTGTATGTCTCGGGCCAGGTGGCGATGGAAAACGGTGAGGTGATCGACGGCGGCATCGTGGCGCAATCGCACAAGGCCATCCAGAACGTGCTGGCCATCCTGAAGGAAGCCGGCTACGGCCCCGAGCACGTGGTCCGTTGCGGCGTCTGGCTCGATGATGCGCGCGACTTCCAGTCCTTCAACAAGGTGTTCAAGGAATACTTCGGCGCCAATCCGCCGGCGCGTGCCTGCGTGGTCTCGAGCATGGTGGTGGACTGCAAGGTCGAAGTCGACTGCGTGGCGTTCAAGCGCTGAGCGTCCGAAAAAAAAGCGATGGCGGCGTTGGATGCGTCGCCATTTTTTCAAGGGATCGCCAAGTATCCCGCATGCAATGCGTAAATGATTTAGAGAATTAATTGTTTGCTGGCAGGGGTGTCGTGCGCCAGCAGGTGTCTTTGATCATCGGAAGAGGAGAAGCAGATGGAGGCAGTACAAGGAAGTGCGCTACTGGTGTACGCGCTGGTAGCGGTGATCGCACTGATCGTGCTGATCGCCAAGTTCAAGATGAATCCATTCATCGTATTGATCGTGGTGTCGCTGGTGCTGGGCCTGGCCGTGGGCATGCCGATGGGCAACATCGTCAAGGCCTTCGAGACCGGTGTGGGCAACGCCCTGGGGCATATCGCGCTGGTGGTGGGTCTGGGCACCATGCTGGGCAAGATGATGGCCGAGTCCGGCGGGGCAGAGCGCATCGCCAACACCATGATCAAGGCCTTCGGCGAGAAGAACGTGCATTGGGCCATGATGACGGTGGCCTTCATTGTCGGCCTGCCGGTGTTCTTCGAAGTCGGTTTCGTGCTGCTGGTGCCGATTGCCTTCAACGTCGCCAAGCGTACCGGGACCAATATGGTGCTGGTGGGCATTCCCATGGTGGCGGGCCTGTCGGTGGTGCACGGTCTGATTCCGCCGCACCCGGCGGCGCTGCTGGCGGTGACCGCATATAGCGCCGATATCGGTCGCACCATCCTGTATGCGTTGATCGTCGGTATTCCCACGGCCATCATCGCCGGCCCCATCTTCGGCAAGCTGATCTCCAAGGTGGTCATCCCCAATCCGGACAATCCGCTGATTTCGCAGTTCGTCGATGAGGGCAAGAAGGATCGTGAACTGCCGGGCTTCGGCATCACGCTCTTCACCATCCTGCTGCCGGTGGCGCTGATGCTGATCGGTAGCTGGGCCGACCTGTTCTTCGCACCCAAGACCTTCGCCAATGACTTCCTGCGCCTGATCGGCAATTCGGTGATCGCGCTGTTGATCGCCACCCTGGTGAGCTTCTGGACCTTTGGCCGCGCCCGTGGCTTTGGTGCTGACCAGATTCTCAAATTCACCAACGAATGCCTGGCCCCGATTGCCAGCATCACGCTGGTGGTGGGCGCCGGCGCCGGCTTTGGTCGCATCCTGATGGATGGCGGCGTCTCCAAGGCCATCGTGGGCATCGCCACAGACGCCCATCTGTCGCCGCTGATCCTGGGCTGGTTCGTGGCCGCCCTGATCCGCGTGGCGACCGGTTCGGCCACGGTGGCCATGACCACCGCCTGCGGCATCGTCGCTCCCATCGTCTCCACCGTTGGCGGCGTGCGTCCGGAGCTGATGGTGCTGGCCACTGGCGCGGGTTCGCTGATCCTGTCGCACGTCAATGACGGCGGCTTCTGGCTGGTCAAGGAATACTTCAACATGACCGTGCCGCAGACCTTCAAGACCTGGACCGTGATGGAAACCCTGGTCTCGGTACTGGCGCTGCTGTTCACGCTGGCGCTGGCGACGGTGGTCTGATGCACTGAGCGCGCTTGACGCAAGAAAGGCCAAGGGCCGCCCGGATTGCTCCGGGCGGCCCTTTTCCATTTGCTGCTGCGGTGCTCAGAAGCGGAAGCGCGAATCGTCGTAGCGCGGATCGGGACCGTTCTCGACTTTTTCGACAATGCCCTGGTCGGTGAAATAGACCGTCATCTGCGAATTCCAGACCCCGCTTTCCTTGTAGCCGTAGTTCCAGGCTTCGAAGGGGATGCGGGCGTAGCGCGTCACTTCGGTGGGGCGGCCGACCCGGCGCAACACGTCGAGCTTGGTGTCCTGCTTGGGGCGGATGGCGCGGAAATTCTCGATGGTCCAGACTTGCTCATAGGAAATGAGGCGATGGTCGGGGCCGATGCGGGCCATGTACTGATACTGGCTGAAGGGCCCGGCGCCGTATTCGAAGACCCGCACGTTGCCATCAGGATACACATTGGTCGGCGGCCCCAGACGGGCCACGACCTGGTCTTCGGGCTCGCCCGGCTGCACCGGCGGCTGCAGCAGCGAGGCGCAGCCCGACAGTGCACAGAGTGCAGAGAGGGCCAGCAGCGCGGCCGCCAGGCGCGGGCGGGTGCTTTGCAAGAGGGGGACGAAAGAGGGCATGGGAGACTCCTGATCAGATTGTCACTTCATTATCACCGGACTGCGACGTGGCCTGGCGGCACGCGGGCGTCGGTCAATGTTGGTGAGAATGACTTTTTGCTATATAATTTCGCGTCCGGTCGGTTTGACCGGATTCTCATTTTTTGTTCACGGTATGCAGGGCAGGGATTTTCCGACGCTCCGCACACCGCTTGTGAAAGGTAAAAGCAATGTCCATCGAAAAAGCAGCCAAGGCTGCCATTATCTCCGAAAACGCCCGCGGCACGAACGACACCGGTTCTCCGGAAGTGCAAGTCGCTCTGCTGACCGCACGCATCAACGACCTGAACGGCCACTTCAAGGCCCACGTCAAGGATCACCACTCCCGTCGTGGCCTGATCAAGATGGTCAACCGTCGCAAGAGCCTGCTGTCCTACCTGAAGAACAAGGACGCTGACCGTTACCGCGCCCTGATCGAGAAACTCGGTCTGCGTAAGTAATTTGACTCCGCGTCTGGGTCCCGGGGTGTCTGCCCCGGACCACCACGAAATGCCTGCGTCACTCGTTGATGCGGGCATTTTGTTTTTTGCGATTCCGCAAGCTCAGGCGTAAGTCTGGCTGAGGCAAGCGCAAAGCGCCCGCCGGGCAAGAATGCATCATTGTTTCATCGCGGCAGGCAGCACATTGCCGCGTTCGTCGTGAGTGGCCGGTCTCGCCGGTCACTGTGGTGAGGTGAACGACAGCGCCTGAAAATCTGTCGGCAAAAGGAAGTCGTGCACCGCGGACACAGTCGGGGCCGGCTCCATAAAAGAAAGGAAATACCGTGTTCAATAAAGTAACCAAGACCTTCCAGTACGGTCAGCATCAAGTGACCCTGGAAACCGGCGAAATCGCTCGCCAGGCTTCTGGCGCCGTGGTGGTGTCGGTGGAAGACACCGTCATCCTGGCTACCGTGGTGGCCCGCAAGGAAGCCAAGCCCGGCCAGG is drawn from Herbaspirillum seropedicae and contains these coding sequences:
- a CDS encoding RidA family protein; amino-acid sequence: MSIQRFGVEGGSGTGGQHLPFARAVAADGWLYVSGQVAMENGEVIDGGIVAQSHKAIQNVLAILKEAGYGPEHVVRCGVWLDDARDFQSFNKVFKEYFGANPPARACVVSSMVVDCKVEVDCVAFKR
- a CDS encoding GntP family permease; the protein is MEAVQGSALLVYALVAVIALIVLIAKFKMNPFIVLIVVSLVLGLAVGMPMGNIVKAFETGVGNALGHIALVVGLGTMLGKMMAESGGAERIANTMIKAFGEKNVHWAMMTVAFIVGLPVFFEVGFVLLVPIAFNVAKRTGTNMVLVGIPMVAGLSVVHGLIPPHPAALLAVTAYSADIGRTILYALIVGIPTAIIAGPIFGKLISKVVIPNPDNPLISQFVDEGKKDRELPGFGITLFTILLPVALMLIGSWADLFFAPKTFANDFLRLIGNSVIALLIATLVSFWTFGRARGFGADQILKFTNECLAPIASITLVVGAGAGFGRILMDGGVSKAIVGIATDAHLSPLILGWFVAALIRVATGSATVAMTTACGIVAPIVSTVGGVRPELMVLATGAGSLILSHVNDGGFWLVKEYFNMTVPQTFKTWTVMETLVSVLALLFTLALATVV
- the rpsO gene encoding 30S ribosomal protein S15, yielding MSIEKAAKAAIISENARGTNDTGSPEVQVALLTARINDLNGHFKAHVKDHHSRRGLIKMVNRRKSLLSYLKNKDADRYRALIEKLGLRK